The bacterium genomic sequence CTGGTAAACTGGCAAACACTCGTCGACAACAACCTTACCTCCATTCTTAAGACCCCCCTGGCGACCGAGGCAAAAGCAGCCGTCGCCTACGGCTCTGCGGCCCGGACCACGCAAAAGATGTTTTCGGAATTCGACGAGGAAGGTTATGAAACGGCCGGTGGCACCGTCGAGGCCATGAACGAACTGATGAACGAGCCGGCCGCCATGGAAAGCTTCTTTCAGCTGACCATTCACGACTACTACACCTACACCCACTCCTTACACGTCTACATTTACGCAACAATGCTGACGCGCTCGATCATCGGCAGCGAAAACACCGCAATGCTCAAGGACCTGGGCGTCGGCTACCTCCTCCACGATATCGGGAAAAAAGACATCAGCACCGACATCCTGAACAAGCCCGGAAAACTGACCGACACGGAATTTGACCTCATCAAGAAACACCCGGAAGACGGCTACCGGTTTTTGACGGAAATCGCCGGAAGCCTCTCGGAGGAAGTCACCCAGATCGTTCTCCAGCACCATGAGAAGTGCAACGGCAAGGGCTACCCCAAGGGATTGACCGATCTGGAAATCGGGCGCT encodes the following:
- a CDS encoding HD domain-containing protein is translated as MAEKKNPKGNGVSSQQKLRVGSGGEEGGKGHVKLRPISLSNLPWGIDAPVDLYQRLGQDLSLLFRRGQDLAPEAYREISSNTQKLYYDSQSLVNWQTLVDNNLTSILKTPLATEAKAAVAYGSAARTTQKMFSEFDEEGYETAGGTVEAMNELMNEPAAMESFFQLTIHDYYTYTHSLHVYIYATMLTRSIIGSENTAMLKDLGVGYLLHDIGKKDISTDILNKPGKLTDTEFDLIKKHPEDGYRFLTEIAGSLSEEVTQIVLQHHEKCNGKGYPKGLTDLEIGRYGRICGIADVYDALTTRRSYKEALSKMTAFTIMQDSDGHFDSKMLDRFIRLAVQYIE